Proteins encoded in a region of the Niveispirillum cyanobacteriorum genome:
- the crtD gene encoding 1-hydroxycarotenoid 3,4-desaturase CrtD — protein sequence MSGGTENDVVIVGAGMGGLSAALVLASAGFKVVVIDGAAGPGGKLRQVTAGGHSFDAGPTVLTMKWVFDTLLSRCGTSLETEVALVRSDLLARHYWRGGDGLDLFADVDRNADAIGDFAGACEAAGFRRFANDSARIYRLLERSFIDAPRPNPLSLSARIGLHRPGSLLALKPYSTLWSALSGYFADPRLRQLFGRYATYCGSSPFLAPATLMLVAHVEQDGVWIVQGGMHLLARRLMAVAERLGVVFRFAENVVSIDKDRSGRAITGVTTDQQRQVRAASVIFNGDAAALAQLLDPGKVPRRRVGQRSLSALVACGPAIPSGVPLAHHTVFFSDDYKAEFDAILRQHRPPADPTIYVCAQDRTDAGALRGTAAGSGERLYSLMNMPADGDGHAYTESEIDRCLSSMERRLARNGLPLLLDRQVMSITAPDGFNRLFPGTGGALYGMASHGAMASFRRPSSQGPITGLYLAGGSVHPGPGVPMAALSGKIAAERLMADRALIGRSRPVAITGGMPMRSVTADTTP from the coding sequence GTGAGCGGCGGAACTGAAAATGACGTGGTGATCGTTGGTGCCGGGATGGGCGGCCTGTCGGCTGCCCTGGTTCTGGCGAGTGCCGGTTTCAAGGTCGTGGTGATCGATGGAGCGGCGGGGCCGGGTGGAAAACTGCGGCAGGTAACGGCTGGCGGGCATTCATTCGATGCCGGTCCGACCGTTCTGACTATGAAGTGGGTGTTCGATACGCTTCTTTCCCGATGCGGCACGTCGTTGGAGACGGAGGTGGCATTGGTCCGCTCCGATCTGCTGGCCCGGCATTACTGGCGGGGCGGGGACGGGTTGGACCTGTTCGCGGATGTTGACCGCAACGCCGATGCCATTGGCGATTTCGCGGGCGCGTGTGAGGCCGCTGGTTTCCGACGTTTCGCCAATGACAGCGCCCGCATCTACCGATTGCTGGAACGCAGCTTTATTGATGCGCCCCGGCCCAATCCCTTATCGCTGTCAGCCCGTATCGGGCTGCATCGGCCAGGGTCGCTGCTGGCGCTGAAGCCTTACAGCACGCTGTGGTCGGCGCTGTCGGGCTATTTTGCAGATCCGCGTCTGCGGCAATTATTCGGGCGTTATGCCACCTATTGCGGTTCGTCACCGTTCCTGGCACCGGCCACGCTGATGCTGGTGGCGCATGTGGAACAGGATGGTGTGTGGATCGTCCAGGGCGGTATGCATCTCCTTGCACGGCGCCTGATGGCGGTGGCGGAACGCCTGGGGGTCGTGTTCCGGTTCGCAGAGAATGTCGTGTCCATCGATAAGGACCGTTCGGGCCGTGCCATCACGGGTGTCACGACCGACCAGCAGCGGCAGGTCAGGGCGGCATCGGTGATCTTCAATGGTGATGCTGCGGCCCTGGCCCAGCTGTTGGACCCGGGCAAGGTACCCCGCCGGCGGGTAGGGCAGCGGTCTTTGTCGGCACTGGTGGCCTGCGGTCCGGCCATCCCATCGGGCGTGCCGCTGGCCCATCACACAGTCTTCTTCTCCGACGATTACAAGGCGGAATTCGACGCCATCTTGCGCCAGCATCGCCCACCGGCGGACCCCACAATCTATGTCTGCGCCCAGGACCGCACCGACGCCGGCGCCTTGCGCGGGACGGCGGCGGGGAGCGGGGAACGGCTTTACAGCCTGATGAACATGCCGGCGGACGGTGATGGCCATGCCTACACGGAAAGCGAGATCGACCGATGTCTGTCTTCGATGGAACGCCGTCTGGCCCGCAACGGGCTGCCCCTGCTGTTGGACAGGCAGGTGATGTCGATCACGGCACCGGACGGGTTCAACCGTCTGTTTCCGGGTACGGGCGGCGCGCTGTACGGGATGGCATCGCATGGCGCCATGGCGTCCTTCCGACGGCCATCGTCGCAGGGCCCGATCACGGGCCTGTATCTGGCTGGGGGCAGCGTGCATCCGGGGCCAGGGGTGCCGATGGCGGCCCTGTCGGGCAAGATCGCCGCCGAACGATTGATGGCGGACCGGGCTTTGATCGGCCGGTCCCGCCCGGTGGCTATCACTGGTGGTATGCCGATGCGGTCAGTGACTGCGGACACTACGCCCTGA
- a CDS encoding carotenoid 1,2-hydratase translates to MTERGQASLDRGRNHLRIGSSGMVMHDGRLVIDFTETALPWPGQRLLPRRVTGRVELHPDIVSDGYVDLDSEGRHVWSPRMPKATAIVSCDALPGGGWRGRAYHDMNYGQRPVEQDFIGWDWARGNVGTGGDAVILYDAVPRVGPPRRLALRYSTSGTPDILDLPARQELPRGFWGVRSGVACDVDWSPTLVKRLEDSPFYTRACIETTLAGQRLEMVHETLDCRRLSNPLVRLMLPFRMPRRARPG, encoded by the coding sequence ATGACCGAACGCGGGCAGGCCAGTCTGGACCGTGGGCGGAATCACCTGCGGATCGGGTCCAGCGGCATGGTGATGCACGATGGCAGGCTGGTGATCGATTTCACGGAAACGGCCCTGCCCTGGCCGGGGCAGCGCCTGTTGCCACGGCGGGTCACCGGACGGGTTGAGTTGCACCCGGATATTGTCAGCGACGGCTATGTCGACCTGGATTCGGAGGGGCGGCACGTCTGGTCCCCCCGCATGCCCAAGGCCACGGCGATTGTCAGCTGCGATGCGCTGCCGGGCGGCGGCTGGCGGGGGCGTGCCTATCATGACATGAATTACGGTCAGCGCCCGGTTGAACAGGATTTCATCGGCTGGGACTGGGCGCGGGGTAATGTGGGTACCGGGGGGGATGCCGTCATCCTTTATGATGCCGTACCGCGCGTTGGGCCGCCCCGCCGTCTGGCGCTTCGGTACAGCACTTCAGGGACGCCAGATATCCTTGATCTGCCGGCGCGTCAGGAACTGCCGCGTGGGTTCTGGGGCGTGCGCAGTGGTGTTGCCTGTGACGTGGACTGGTCCCCGACGCTTGTTAAGCGGCTGGAGGATTCGCCCTTTTATACAAGGGCCTGTATTGAGACCACGTTAGCCGGACAGCGTCTTGAGATGGTGCACGAGACGCTGGATTGCCGCCGGCTGTCCAACCCATTGGTCCGGTTGATGCTGCCCTTCCGTATGCCGCGTCGGGCGCGGCCGGGCTGA
- a CDS encoding phytoene/squalene synthase family protein → MNYGFTGDGVDLDACTASIRRGSKSFHIASLLLPRGTRQAAHALYAFCRHSDDLIDDQARRPDALLRLRQRLDRIYEGVPCDHACDRAFERIVSGHSISKTIPLSLLDGFAMDMVDRRYRSIAEVKQYAARVASTVGLMMSLVMRTGDAWTLARAADLGLAMQLTNIARDVGEDARNGRLYLPLDWLRDAGIEGDAFLRDPRFTPALAGVVKRLLDEADRHYLLGHAGIARLPAGCRHAIRTAALTYQDIGRCIAQNGYDSVSQRARTTLPRKLSLVLRASRPVILAPDTNAMAASAPADPSVARLVAAAADAFALAEGRRVTTQRQGSQIERVTTILMDLQQRRLEDRRIRRLQRWQKVAHLG, encoded by the coding sequence ATGAATTACGGCTTTACCGGTGACGGGGTTGATCTGGATGCCTGCACCGCCTCCATTCGGCGTGGATCGAAATCGTTTCACATCGCCTCCCTGTTGTTGCCGCGCGGCACACGCCAGGCGGCTCACGCGCTCTACGCCTTCTGCCGCCATTCCGACGATCTGATCGATGATCAGGCCCGGCGGCCCGACGCCCTGCTACGCCTGCGGCAACGGCTGGACAGGATTTATGAGGGCGTGCCCTGCGACCATGCCTGTGACCGCGCCTTTGAACGCATTGTGAGCGGTCACAGCATTTCCAAGACCATCCCTTTGTCCCTGCTGGACGGGTTTGCCATGGATATGGTGGACCGCCGGTACCGCAGCATTGCAGAGGTAAAGCAATATGCGGCGCGGGTGGCCTCTACTGTTGGGCTGATGATGTCGCTGGTCATGCGAACCGGCGATGCCTGGACCCTGGCGCGGGCCGCCGACCTGGGCCTTGCCATGCAGTTGACCAATATCGCCCGCGATGTGGGAGAGGATGCACGCAATGGCCGGCTCTACCTGCCGCTGGACTGGCTGCGTGATGCCGGGATAGAGGGCGATGCCTTTCTGCGCGATCCCCGTTTCACGCCGGCGCTGGCCGGGGTGGTGAAACGGCTGCTGGATGAGGCGGATCGCCATTACCTGTTGGGTCATGCCGGTATTGCCCGCCTGCCCGCTGGCTGCCGGCATGCCATCCGCACCGCCGCCCTGACTTATCAGGATATCGGGCGCTGCATCGCCCAAAACGGCTATGACAGTGTTTCCCAGCGGGCCCGGACCACGCTGCCCCGCAAACTGTCCCTGGTGTTGCGGGCAAGCCGGCCTGTCATCCTGGCACCGGATACCAATGCCATGGCCGCATCGGCGCCCGCCGATCCATCGGTTGCCCGCCTTGTTGCCGCCGCCGCCGACGCTTTTGCATTGGCGGAAGGCCGGCGTGTGACGACGCAAAGGCAGGGATCACAGATCGAACGGGTAACCACCATCCTGATGGATTTGCAGCAGCGGCGGCTTGAGGATCGGCGCATACGACGGCTGCAACGCTGGCAGAAGGTGGCGCATCTTGGCTGA